From the genome of Brachionichthys hirsutus isolate HB-005 chromosome 9, CSIRO-AGI_Bhir_v1, whole genome shotgun sequence:
TTTCTGCGCACATTTAAGCCCACGCATGCTAACTAACTAACGATCTCACGTTCGTCGACACGTTTAATTCCCCAGGTTACACCCTGATGCATCCGTCGCTGACGCGGCCCTACCTGATGACCGAGCCGCCTCTGCACACTGACATCATCCACTACGAGAATATCCCAGGGTTCCCTGCTGTCCGACAGAACATCCTCAGGTAGGAAAGGAGAAGGAAGTGCGTAACATCTCTTCTAAGGtcgacataaaaaaaaaaaaaaaacatccaaaggCAGAATTCCTCCAGCCGTGGATACACACAGAGCGTATTTCATGTGTGGAGTCAGTAACTTAATGCTGTTATGTTGCAGCCTCCCTCTGGGCAGTCAGGTCATCGCTGTTCCGGTCAACTCCTCCCTGTCCTGGCACACCAACCGGCTCCGGAACAACAGAAAAGATGCGTACAATGTCAGCTACGCCTGGAAACTGGTAGGTGAAAAGATGATCTGGCTTCATGTGGGACAATAACTGTTCTATTTGATCATTACGAGACTGTCTCAACAGCGGTGTAGAGATGTATGTTCCCAGTCTTCATATTTTCAACAAGCCTCCGCCTCCTACATTAGTTGGCCTATAAACTATAAACGGTCTGTCGCTCAAATCTGGTTTTCCTCTCAGCATCTTAAGTGACATGTTTTTGGAATAAACCAGCGACAGAAACATCACACCATCcaggagttgttgttttttccctcttttctgACAACAGACAGGCTTAAATGAAGCATTtttgatttcactttttttccaTCAAACTCTACTTTGACAGCGTCCTGTTTTTTAACAAACCCGCCAAAACACTGAAAGGTGCCTTCTTTCCCATGCTATTCTAACTTTTTCCAGATCAAAATGTCCCGGGACGCCTTTATGTGACTGGACTTTCGGGTATTAAAACAATTTCACGATGAGATTTCAAGGTTTGCTACCAGACCAGCCATGCACGGGTTCATTTAGAAACTGTGTTGTGAAAGCAGCTGTTGCTCCGGACACATTCATCTCCATGGGAGATTTGGAACGCTTCCTATGATTGCTGATGCTAAACACTGAGAAGACGAGCCAAAGGGACGTGGAGTTGTGCTTAGCGTCACAGCTACTCCGGCTTTGGGAGAACGCAGTTCTAAAAAATGCAGACGCACTTGTCTTTCCTAGGTTCAGGACACGTCGTTCATCCTGTGCATCGTGTACGTGCAGCCGGAGATCCCAGTGAAGCACCTGAAGAACCTGAACACAGCTCCCAGTTCCAAGCTGCTGTACCATCGCCTGGACCTGCTGGGTCAGCCCGGCTCCTGCCTGCACTTCAAGCAGCTTGCCACAGTCGGTAAGACCGGCGTAAAAACACaaagccccctcccccccccccccaccggagaAATACATGAACCTACTCTGACTGTCCTTTCTTGCCTTCCGGTGTCTTTCCCAGAATCCCCCACTGTGATGTTGGCGGCTGGCAGCTTCTCCTCTCCCTACGAGCACCTCAGTCAGCCGGAGACGAAGCGCATGGTGGAGCACTACACCGCCTACCTGAGTGACAACACCAGGCTGATCGCCAACCCGGGCCTGAAGGTGCTCCAGCGTCACCTCGTGTTTCAAGCCAAGCGTTACCGCTGGTTGTCAAATGAAGCTTTGCATCCTTAAGAAGGGAACAAAACCCGGCGCCGGATTGGCAGTCTGTGTGCATTCCTGtcctgggggtgggggtggggagaGAAGGGTCCCAGCTCTGATTCCCAGGCTAGtcttaaagcccccccccctacagtgACCTCATCACCCCTTTCAAACTTTTCAGGGTTTTAGTGTTAATTGtgccctttatttatttcatgattcTAGTTTCACAgctgatatatttatatttatacatatatatatatatacatgtataattTAGTACCTTTAGCAGCAATTTAGTAGAATAATTCTGTTCAGATGTGTTTGAATGGAgtatttggagtattttgtctCTAGCTACatacatttttgccaatttagAGTCTAAGCCATATCCATATTATCactcttttctccttctcttctatTTCTTCCTCAAccttttgttcccccccccccccccctccacacttCCTTACCTCTCTAACTTTTTTGTTCCACCCTTGCTGTTCCTCCTCCGGTTCACCATCCTGTCCTCTTCGCAGTCCTCTGTCAGGAACGAGGTTATGGCAACCAGTCACGTCACGGATGAGTGGATGACACTAATGGAAATGAGTAGCCTCAACTGCTACATTGTGCGCCGTTACATAGCAACGCCCAGTGGGGTGCTCCGGATTTATCCAGGATCACTGATGGACAAAGCCTTTGACCCGACTCGCAGACAATGGTTAGGCCCGAGGGTGTGAAGGGGAAAGGCAGGggagaagggtgtgtgtgtgggtgtgtgtgtgggtgggtgtgtgtgggtgcgtgtgtgtgtgtgtgtgtgtgtgtgtgtgtgtgtgtgtgagttgcaGAAATACTGTGCATGCGTAGATTTTTGTTGGAGTATTTGTCTCTAGATTAATTTTATTGTTTGACATTTATAATCCTCTGCTTGTGTGTAGGTACCAACACGCTGTGGCGAACCCCGGCCTCGTCACCTTCACAGGCCCGTACCTGGATGTGGGCGGGGCTGGCTACGTTGTCACCATCAGCCACACCATCCATGCCTCcaggtaagaagaagaagaagaagaagaaaccatcATTGCAGCATCGCTGGTTTCCGTGACGCCTCGCTGCTCTCGTATCGTTTGTCTTCAGCAACAGGCGCCGGTTTTcaatccccccccaaaaaacccgcTAAGAGCGCCCGCACGTTGGTAGAGATAAAAAGCAAAATGCTAACAAACAGAAAGGCGGTCAAGCTGAATGAATGCTAATGTTCTCTGCGCTACGTGATCGGCACGCTAGGTTGTTGCTGCACATTTACACAGTCGCAGTACAAATAGCAGCTTCCTATAGACGCCGGCCATAAAACAGATTTACTGCTGATCCGAGCCGAAGCGTCTCTGGAAGTCATTCCAGCCGACCATTCAGTCCCCCCCGAAGACGAGCGCTAATTTGAAGAAGGCTAAACGAGATTGTTGACAGTCAGTGTGTCTTTTATACTCGCACCGTCCCGCTGAGCCTGAGTGTTACACAGCTGGTCCGTTCGTGTGTCTCCTTCAGCTCTCAGATGGCTCCTGGTTATGCGATCGCCGTGATGGGAATCGACTTCACCTTGCGTTACTTCTACAAGGTCCTGCTGGATCTGCTGCCGATCTGCAACCAGGACAAGGGCAACAAGATCAGGTGGGAATGGGGACGGATTGGGCCAGCCCTCCCCCTCGTTTTGATTGAATTCCCTTGTGCACGTTGTTTCGTACTTTCTTCTGGCTCTTCCTTTGTGTGTTCTGTTCAAACCTCTGTTTGACCGAGGCAGAGTAAGACGTGCTGAGtcgggagagaaagagggaagaaGAGATAAGCTGATTATCGCGGCATTCCTGCCAGAGATGTGACGCTGCTACCGtcctcagtttttttttttatggctctctttttgtttttcatcctgTTTCTTCCAACTCCCTcctcccctgccccccccccccttcttctttaCCCCGTCagtcccccccccgccacttCTTTACTTCTTTCTCTGATGGTGTGCAGGAGCCATATAAAACAGGATTAGCTCAAAGGGGGGGTGTGGGGAAGATGCGAGAATGTTTGAAAGAAGTCGAattaagtctgtgtgtgtggggggggggggggggtgcacagtaTGAAATGCTGGAGGGAAGAGAAACGATGTTCAGTGTAAGAGTGTGACATTGTTTTTACATAAAACgtacaaacaaaatgaaatagaCTGACAGCTTTGCATATATTTTGCCGTGCACTTTGCAGGTGCTTCATAATGGAGGACAGAGGGTACCTGGTCGCTCATCCCACTCTCATCGACCCCAAAGGCCACgcccctgcagagcagcagcacatcACCCACAAGGTAAAGGAGCAAGAGCTCACAAAGGAGTCACAAGTGAACgcgcctccgtcctctcctgtCTCATGTtggtccacccgtctgtctgtctgtctggcaggAGCCGCTGGTCGCCAACGACATCCTGAACCATCCCAACTTCGTCAAGAAGAACCTGTGCAACAGCTTCAGCGACCGCACCGTGCAGCGATTCTACAAGTTCAACACCAGCATAACAGTGAGCCGGGGGGTGATGTCACAGTGGCTTCAGGAGGAGCGCACAGGCAGACGAAATGTGGTgtaatgctgccaccttgtgctTTTACCTGGAGTTGCACACTTGAAGGGTTTCCCCATAATCTGATGGATTATCCCAGTTTCACAACTTTAAAGTATTTAAGTACAATTTTATTCATGCATGCTGTTAGAGCGACAAGGTGCAGATTAAGGAGCGTCTCACAAATTCAATCTAAAGATCTAAGGCCTCATATCACTTTCTTTGTGCTACTTTTAGACACTTTTCTAAAGTGTGGCTGgtttgatatatatttattataattattgttgttgtttttctcgcCTCTTTctttaaatagtttaaaaacGTTTCTTAACCCTCCTGCTACCCGCTGGGGGGGGACATTGCGCTGACAGTATATTCCTCTTTTAAGGGGGACCTAACCAACCTGGTCCACGGCAGCCACTGCTCTAAGTATCGTCTGACTCGAATCCCCGGCACCAACGCTTTTGCCGGCATCGTCAACGAGACGTGTGACTCGCTGGCGTTCTGCGCCTGCAGCACCGTGGACCGGCTCTGCCTCAACTGCCACAGGTGTCTCTCTCTTCATTCACGCCGCAACACGGCCGCGTTCCTGAAGACGAGACGCGGCTACAAGACGATGCTTTCCAGTGTCACCCTCttggtgtttatttatttgtttatttttgctggtgCGTCTTTCAGAATGGAGCAGAATGAATGCGAGTGTCCGTGTGAGTGCCCCCTGGAGGTCAACGAGTGTACTGGCAACCTCACCAATGCTGAAAACAGGTCAGTGTAAAAGCAGGCACCTAAACTATTTAAGCCTCCTGTCATCCTAAAATATTACGAACACATTTGATCCTTGGGGTCAGTCTGATTTTATGGaagtttatgtatttttaacataAATCTGTAATTTCCAAACAcaccagagaggggggggggggggggcttagttAAAGTCTGTGGGTGTTTCCTCACTCCCCTTTCTCTGCCTTCAGTCTCCTTCTCTCACATCTCTTGTTCTCTTTCTTGTTTCCTCCTTTCATCGGCCGTCAGCAGCCCTTGACAGCATGCCAATGTTTCAAGTGGAACTTCCTCCTTTTTTCTGCAAAGATGTGCAATTATCGTCTTTCCCTGTCGCGTTATCGCCTGCGTTCCGTGTCGAGCAGCATCCgtttttgtcctctttgagCTGCTTTGCATAAATTGACGCACTGAAGACTTTGCTCTGAGGACTCGCGCTttgatttatctttatttagATCTTCAACTTGTTTTTGACCAATAATAGTCAGAATACCTCCAACCTCCTGTGTGTTTTATGATCGTGTGTGTTTTACGattgcgtgtgtatgtgtgcgtgtgtgtgtgtcacacaggAACCCGAGCTGCGAGGTGCACCACGAGCCCGTCAGTCTGAACGTGATTGACCCCGCCCTCCTCGATACGCTGCCCCAGTGCATCAACACTCGCTGCAGCCAGCGGTACACCAGCAGGTGAAGATGCTGAactgcacgcgcgcacacacacacacacctacacacacacacctacacacacacacaggtataaGGTCTGTCATGAGGTCTACGTTGTGTTTGCTGTGAGGTCATATGACTGTTTTGTCCCTGTGATCAGcacactgccacctagtggtacAAAGTGAGAAAATACTCCCTGCTCATGTGATCAGTGATCAATTAATGTATTATTGTTTGAGCATATTTAATCTAAACACACAGCTTTGTAGAGATTCCACTGTGACACTACTCCCTATAAATGTCAGGTCTTTGTCCATATTGAATTGGCGCTATAAAGCCTGCTGGTGGACATTCTGTTTCAGTGACTGTTACGGTGTGTTGGACTGTGAGTGGTGTATGGTGGACAGCGACGGCAAGACTCACCTCGACAAGCCATACTGCGCCCTGCAGAAGGAGTGTTTCGGGGGCATCGTCGGCGCCAAGAGTCCCTACGCAGACGGCATGGGGCTCCTTGGTGAGTAAAAACAGCTTTTCTTTGGTGCTACTGTGATTCATTTGTTTCCCGTTGAAAGCAGGGAGTCTGACATTGATGTGAGAATAAAAGCGAAGGAGGACGCGCCGTTTCATTTCGTCATGTCGCCGGTTCTTAAGCCGTAAATTGAAAACTCCCCATGAAATTCCTCACCGTTCCCTGtcttgctatttatttttcttcttcacagacGAGGAGGTGGCATCTTTGAACATGATCAAGAGCGCCCCTGTAGGGCCGGTTGCCGGGGGCATTATGGGATGCATCATGGTGCTGGTGCTGGCTGTGTATGCATACAGGCACCAGATCCACAGACGGTCCCACCAGCACATGTCCCCGCTGGCAGCTCAGGGTAGGTCCGGAGGTCCGAGCCGACCCGTTGTTTTTCGAGGGCCCTAGACTTCACATGATCGACACGATcatcttttcttgttttctgcCGCTCCAGAAATGTCGGTGAGAATGTCCAATCTGGACAACGAGCGGGACGAGAGGGACGAAGACAGCCACGAGGACAGAGGAATCAGTGAGTGTAGCAGGAGAAGGCGGATCATCTCCGACATGACGTGTTTCAGAGCCCGTGGAGTAGCGATCCTTTACGCAACGTGTTCAAACAGTGGCGAGGACGCCGCCTGTTAACGGTTAACCCGCTTCAGCGACCGCTTTCCTTTCCGTTAAGACGTCCTCTTTCCCCTTTCAGTCAGCAACACCCGATTCATCGCTGCGGTGATCGAGCGGCACACTCACACTCCGGAGCGGAGGCGGCGGTACTGGGGGCGATCCGGGACCGAGAGCGACCACGGTGAGGAACGCACACGTGTGATGTCCCTGAGATCCAGTAGCGGTGCTGTACATGTTCCTATTCTGAAGCTACTGGTTGCATGTTATCCAATCGGGCCCCGGTATTTGTCGTTTTAGTGTTTGCGCATCAGATAGTTCAGTCTAAAATGATTCATGAGTTGTGAAATGACTCCATCCTGCAGGAACTCTCAATTTAAAATGACGTTGTAAATATAACCACATGGCCTCCTCGCTCTTTTACCCAACTCCCCCTGGGGCAGAGGTGCGGGTTCGACGGGGTTTGTTAATTCAGAGAGAATTGGGCCTAAAACTCATGCTGCTGACCCAAGAGAACTGATGGAACTTCAACCGACTTCGGCTTCAGAGCGCCTCTGGGAGATTTTCTCGCCACGGTCGTTTGTAGAACCCGTAGGAGACTGACGCAAAGGGAGCGGCGTGGACGGCCAGCTCCACCCACACAGGCTCTCACTGCCTACACCACTCCATTTCCTGGCAGCGGAGTGTCTGCAGCACTTGTTGCATAAGAAGGGACGACAGAGAAAAAACACGTGCAAAGAGAGGAGAATGGGCTGGAGTGAAACAAAGACACGAGTGGGAGTGGGTTCTGTTCTGTGCCCAATAAACCGGAGACGTGTTGGACGGAGGGAGGTTGTTTGATCTTTTTAAGTGACTCCGTAATTCATCTCCAACACAGTCTTTCGTTCAGCTGTGTCTTAAGAGAAACGTGCACGGACGGTTGGTTCGGGCTTTAATAAATAGTCGCTAACGTATCATTCACTTTGTCTCGGACTCTGTCTGGATCCTGTCCCGGATTTATCCTCGACTCATCCCCTGCTGATCCAAGAAGAGTCCCAGAAGTCTCAACGGTCCAATCATGATATTTGATATCGTGTGTCTCCAAGGTGCAATAACAGACTGCTTTAGACCGGCTCTCTGGCTAATCTCTTGACCTTCAGGGGGGGGATTTGCTGTCCTCACCTGGGGCAGCTGCGAACCGTCAGCGGGCCACGGTTAGCGTGCCTGCCTGGAACGCCGGCTCCTGCGTTGAGGAATAGAGGGATAAACCGGACTTAAATATGCACCGTCCATGTCTGGAGCTTCTTTGAAGTCTCCGTCCCTTCTTCTCCTGTAATCCCACCCTTTCTCTGCCGCCACTCTTTTCCATCTGGGCCCCCCCGCCTGTGCTCACCGCTTCAATCTCTCGTTGCTTCCTTTTGGGGAATCTGTTTGGGACATTTGCGATCAAACCGTAACAACAGATTGATGTTCCCATCGTATTCTCTGACCCAGTAATCTCTTTTCTCCGTGACAGcagtgctgcccccccccgcccccggcgTATAATTCCATCTCCCTAGGCTAAACATATGTGGCACATTTGCAGCGACGTGGTCATAAATATGTAGGAACCCCTGCGGTATGATGCGTATTGTTTTGTGGGCTTCTTTGCTAACGTACGGATCTTCTCAGGACCCAACAAAAATGATCGTGTAAATCCACGACATCATCATCGTCTCTAAGAGATAGTGAATCCAGTGAAAGCAACCTTTGCAcgctctttctcttcttctccaggCTACAGCACCATGAGTCCGCAGGAGGACAGCGAGAACCCGCCGGGGAACAACGACCCGCTCTCAGCGGGCGTAGACGTGGGCAACCACGACGACGACCTGGAcctggacacgccccctcagACGGCCGCCCTGCTCAGCCACAAGTTCCACTCCTACCGGCACACGCACCACCACCCGCTGCACATGCACCACCTGCAGGCGGCGGTGACGGTGCACAGTGTCGACGCAGAGTGCTGATCTTTTCTCGGATTGGCGAGGCGTGCGCTTGGTTTGACAGCACGCCGGAAGGTACTGtgaaggacggacggacggagacTCAAACCCGCGGCGTCACTGGAACCCATTCGGCAACATCTCCGTCTCACCTGTTGTTTTCAGATCCAGTCCGGCGAGTGTATTTAAGGTTTACGCGCTATAATTACCTGGACTAgtgaaataaagattttttttttttatggaaggAATTTTTTGACTGTGTGAGAGCACAAAACAAGTGAAAACACGGAATCGAACGTAAAACCTTTTAGTCCCGTTTTCCTCGCCCTCGGTTCTGCAGCTTGACGCTCCTCTCCATGAGCCGCTGCCGGCCTTCCACGACGCGACGCTTTGGGAAGACATTTGGACCTTTTCAAACGTGTCTCTGAATTTCAATGtagggaaggaaaaaaaacaatcttcatACAATTATAAGAGGAAACACTTTAAAGAAGGACATACTATTTTTCTACTATTTATTGAAGAGGTAGATTTTTGGGCTTGAATCGTCCGCCGCTAACACGATGAGTGAGAGGAAGCGCTTCATGCGGCTCATTAGTTTTGGTTTCCCTTCAAATCTACGTctgcttgtgtttattttgcgTTTTTAAGACAACAGATCATGTAAATGTTGGACTGACTTTTCATCACAGGAACTCACGGATCTAGCAGCTTGGTCCGTTTTCACGTTCCCTTCATTTCCTGTTACCAGAAATTCTGAGCCATCCTCCCCAtatgagattcttttttttttttttttttgatgagcAGTGATCGCACAAGTAGATCTGCTCCTTCAAAAATATTCAGGTATTGTTTGGTGAATCTGGGTTAGAGCCGCGCTCACCTCCTGCATCGGCGCGGCGAGGTGaggcgacctttgacctgtagcacatgtttcttttatatttttgcattcACAGCTCTGAACACGGGACCTGCTGTGCAGAGCATCCATATTCTGGACACGGAGGCATCCTCCTGGGGATGGGAGGAGGGAAAGGGAAATCTCCCTGACTTTAGACGCTGCTGAGGATTTTGGtgtgcgacccccccccccccccccccccccgagggggTCCTGAGAGATTCACAGAGACCTTAAGCGCTGCCCGTTTTAAAAGCAGCACCGATGCTGTTCGCTCCCTCCTCGCAAACTTTATAGTCTTTTGAGGCCAAGCTGGGACTGCATGCGCTAAGGCGCACTGCGTTACGGAGCCTCGTTTCCGGCGACGACGGGGCTGGCGATTGGATCGTGGGATCGCTGCTGATGTACGGAGGCCGCACCAATCTGTCGGCTCCTCTGTGGTAAAccactgaaaatgtattttctacaaaatgtgtgtgtgagagcgtgcgAGTGTGAGTGAAGGAGAACATTTCCACTGAAtgcattaatgtattttttcaaAATGGTATTAGAGAATTGAGAAATCCACTTATTTTATTGTGATGaagagtcgcccccccccccacccccacggTGTGGGTTCCATTATTCAGCGGTCAAAAGCACACCAGCGTggcatttgtttatttcctgtttcacaAATGTCTATTTGTTTCTCCATTACGTAAATGTACATACAGAGTCACAGATGCCTATTATTGTCCTGTAcacttcatatttttttatgttaagaattttttttgtttgtttttttaaatgtgtttttctttaggTCCATATTGGATGGAAGTCGGTgcttggaaaataaaatacacacttttttttagacagaattttagttttttttaaggtCTGtgggttggtttgtttgtttgtttgttttttaagtgtCCTCAAAATATTCACGtttattttctacttttaaATGTGAGAAAATAGTGGTACTGCATCTGACCAGAGGAACCTCCACTCCTTTTTGACTTATGGTACAGCATTCGGAATCCAATTTGTTTTTGATCGAATGAAGATTTGCAAATATATTTTGAGATGCATTTGTGCATTGCagcaattttttttatcaagttGAATTtgtttaaagcattttttttattttttatgggagAACTACTTAACAGTATTTACCAACTGTTGTAAACAAGTACGTGTGTATACCGAACACTTTGAAGTGCATTAATTAGCGTACTGAAGGAACATGTCTACACCACCCCCTCATGTATCATATAAACTTAGCTAATTGAGATTTATTGCAATGTGAATGTGATAAAATTCATTTTACACTAAACTCGTCttcttttaatttcttcttctcttttttttttacgactgATCATGTTGCTACTTAAAGGGTTTAAGGTTCACACAGGAACATTTTACacttgtaaaaaacaaaaagaaataccCTCAGAATCATAATGGCCCCTTTTGGAGATCCATGTGCCCTGATAAGTAAAAACATGTGTTCTACTGATAGTCAGAATTTGTTACAGTAATTTAAT
Proteins encoded in this window:
- the cachd1 gene encoding VWFA and cache domain-containing protein 1 — protein: MARRTPEQPLLSTPSPGASIRDTRLGFHRGCPTFSWSVILMWTALCCGFCGADAEFSILEEAQVLADQMKKLSSQELGVFTMQRIFSSFVYTEKTSNGETEVQQLAKKIREKFNRYLDVVNRNKQVVEASYTAHLTSPLTAIQDCCSIPASMMEFDGNFNTNVSKTICCDRLSPTVNSRAFNPGRDLNSVLADNLKSNPGIKWQYFSSEEGIFTVFPAHKFQCKGSYEHRSRLVYVSAVRPQSKHIVVMVDHGATVTDTQLQIARDSALVILHAVDEHDKISILSVAEAVRSCSLDQCYKSLLSPATSETKRKMSTFISNIKASDGATQHAAGFQKAFQLLRNTSGLCRQSATTDMVIIYLSSGITSRESSELEKRATLGVVREENRHLNNSVMILTYALMNEGVTGLKELAFLRDLAEQNSMKYSIDRTSTGRQRSSMTSLSGSVGASMMPVVKGSMMVLNQLSNLETTVGRFYINLPNRMIDLARFSLPYADPMGDGFIMTVSRPCYFGNLLLGVVGVDVNLAYILEDVTYYQDSLASYTFLIDNKGYTLMHPSLTRPYLMTEPPLHTDIIHYENIPGFPAVRQNILSLPLGSQVIAVPVNSSLSWHTNRLRNNRKDAYNVSYAWKLVQDTSFILCIVYVQPEIPVKHLKNLNTAPSSKLLYHRLDLLGQPGSCLHFKQLATVESPTVMLAAGSFSSPYEHLSQPETKRMVEHYTAYLSDNTRLIANPGLKSSVRNEVMATSHVTDEWMTLMEMSSLNCYIVRRYIATPSGVLRIYPGSLMDKAFDPTRRQWYQHAVANPGLVTFTGPYLDVGGAGYVVTISHTIHASSSQMAPGYAIAVMGIDFTLRYFYKVLLDLLPICNQDKGNKIRCFIMEDRGYLVAHPTLIDPKGHAPAEQQHITHKEPLVANDILNHPNFVKKNLCNSFSDRTVQRFYKFNTSITGDLTNLVHGSHCSKYRLTRIPGTNAFAGIVNETCDSLAFCACSTVDRLCLNCHRMEQNECECPCECPLEVNECTGNLTNAENRNPSCEVHHEPVSLNVIDPALLDTLPQCINTRCSQRYTSSDCYGVLDCEWCMVDSDGKTHLDKPYCALQKECFGGIVGAKSPYADGMGLLDEEVASLNMIKSAPVGPVAGGIMGCIMVLVLAVYAYRHQIHRRSHQHMSPLAAQEMSVRMSNLDNERDERDEDSHEDRGIISNTRFIAAVIERHTHTPERRRRYWGRSGTESDHGYSTMSPQEDSENPPGNNDPLSAGVDVGNHDDDLDLDTPPQTAALLSHKFHSYRHTHHHPLHMHHLQAAVTVHSVDAEC